A region of Silurus meridionalis isolate SWU-2019-XX chromosome 17, ASM1480568v1, whole genome shotgun sequence DNA encodes the following proteins:
- the dock8 gene encoding dedicator of cytokinesis protein 8 isoform X3 → MTQLRSGDVELMQELGEFPDDDLEVDLLDRECRTAYHSVPEDGVELEPHVRDCVQSYTQPWLVVNRRCQGDGWSAYSERTGFHKLLQRQTFESDVQPEKQEQPVKSPSLAVLCDDDSARTLTSSDFDLRGLQPDPHLDNLLQFSNFEDLDRINLEARQNNRHPELFALYPPTDEEDAVEIRPIPESPKEHMGLRILVRCQSIKFEIEIEPIFATMALYDLKEKKKISENFHCDLNTDQMKALLRSHTPRMDSSTLARAAIFSISYPSPDIYLVVKLEKVLQQGEIGDCAEPYVGMTDNAKNKDKLEKLRNQAENFCQRLGQYRMPFAFGTVNIMNVISTATLDRDTADTDSINGKNNMDKKAYLPRRNSERFTTLEDQSNLSSFKPAVITIQTLFKQEGERLSDEDLFKFLADVKRTSTLQRRVKIIPGFLRLELTPVPDTVIPCLSPELIPIKPVSEKILRPVKELLEFPSNDVYVPHCIYRNLLFVYPQRLNFGNRALASARNITIKIQFMHGDDPLPVIFGKSSGLEFLSEIYTPVTYHNKSPDFYEEVKIRLPARLTEKHHLLFTFFHISCQQKQNQSGSLESLIGYSWLPMLNNERLQMGAFCLPIVLERLPVNYSLHSPEKLPTQVPPVKWIDGHKGIFSLEIQAVSSVHTQESHLERFFTLCHALEGKATFPIRVGDDKVPENKLEHELKLSIISLSSSKLEQLVLFLHLVLDKLFRLIMQPMVIAGQTANLAQIAFESVVSVVNSLHNSQELAKDHQGRNCLLATYLYYVFRLPDTQLEVINAGALVQESRYSTMGRATATTVGNMLLSSRIRSSSNPDLSAQQSSEDAEVKSILVEKGLNHPGSRMSTFIDVTNRSQITAGSMRLSNRKQFHEELALQMVVSTGVCRENVYKYAWFFFELLVKSMAQHISQMDKQAVPRKNRFSDRFKDDITTIVNVVTAEIGTILVKQQKEQEQAEKVNISLAFFIYDLMSLMDRGFVFSLVKNYCNQMSAKSVSMSTLITLRLEFLRVLCSHEHYLNLSLYFSSSASAPTSPSPSVTSQTSSSCSFLDQRIVAMFDLTQEFKQQHYLTGLLLTELSAALDMESEGSKVQRKAINATYSLLCAHDLDPRCSRLEVRTKIAALYLPLVGIIIDSLNYIDFTVSDARGSKTKSSGPEDDFDNVPPINQSVAMAIAGNPFNTLARNALVSMASVSGRSCSTLSADTSRNLLVCFLWIMKNSDQSLIQRWILDISPSQLSRLLELLTICTSCFDYRGKQSSDKVSVQALQKSQQAKARLEEALIGGLGARGEMMKRVGANDRTLGQRENLRWRKDLTQWRQTNDRQDKSKAELDQEAIISGNLATEANLIVLDLLEIIVQTVPLADYKDSAVGGVLRVLLHSLTCNQSTTYLSHCFSTIRALVVKFGDMLFEEEAEQCADLCQKVLQYCSSCVDSNRSQACATLYLIMRYSFNSASNFSRVKMQVTMSLASLVGKSSDVHEEYLRRSFRTILAYAEEDTEMQSTQLPSQVDELLRNLNSILSDTVKMKEYQEDPEMLMDLMYRIAKGYQTSPDLRLTWLQNMAEKHNGRKCFTESAMCLVHAAALVAEYLSMLEDHKYLPVGSVTFQNISPNVLEESAVSDDILSPDEDGVCSGRYFTENGLVGLLEQAAELFSNGGLYEAVNEVYKIIIPILEAHRDFRKLTTTHDNLKRAFENVVQKGTKRMFGTYFRVAFFGSKFGDLDEREFIYKEPAITHLPEISHRLENFYRQCLGDDVLEMIKDSTPVDRNKLNPNKAYIQITYVEPYFDDYEMKDRMTNFEKNFNLRRFMYTTPFTKSGRPRGELNEQYKRKTILTTQHAFPYVKTRINVIQKEEFDLTPIEVAIEDMQNKTRELAIATHKEKPDPKMLQMVLQGSVTATVNQGPLEVAQVFLNEIPADPKLYRHHNKLRLCFKEFILRCGEAVEKNKHLITPDQREYQQELKKNYNKLRENLRPMLERKIPELYKPIVKPRLENRDSLKRHSFRRIQEDGS, encoded by the exons ATGACACAGCTGCGCAGTGGAGATGTCGAGCTCATGCAGGAGCTGGGCGAATTCCCTGATGATGACCTGGAGGTGGATTTATTGGACAGGGAATGTCGAACCGCCTACCACTCTGTCCCAGAGGACGG GGTGGAATTAGAGCCCCATGTGAGAGACTGTGTGCAAAGTTACACTCAGCCTTGGCTAGTGGTCAACAGAAG atGCCAGGGGGATGGATGGAGCGCATACTCTGAGAGGACAGGCTTTCACAAACTACTTCAGAGGCAAACGTTCGAGTCTGATGTCCAACCGGAAAAACAGGAGCAACCG GTGAAGTCTCCGTCTTTGGCAGTGTTATGCGATGATGACAGTGCTCGCACTCTCACCTCCTCTGATTTCGACCTCAGGGGGCTTCAGCCAGACCCTCACCTTGACAACCTTCTACAGTTCAGTAACTTTGAGGACCTCGACCGCATTAACCTTGAAGCCAGACAAAACAACCGCCATCCTGAACTTTTTGCCCTCTATCCACCTACTGATGAG GAAGATGCAGTGGAAATCCGTCCTATTCCTGAGTCTCCGAAGGAGCACATGGGCCTCAGGATCCTAGTGCGATGCCAGAGCATCAA GTTTGAAATTGAGATCGAGCCTATTTTTGCCACCATGGCCTTGTATgacctgaaagaaaagaaaaag ATTTCAGAGAACTTCCACTGTGATCTAAACACAGATCAAATGAAAGCCCTTCTGCGCTCCCACACCCCTCGTATGGACTCCTCTACACTGGCAAGGGCTGCCATTTTCTCCATCTCCTACCCTTCTCCAGACATCTACCTGGTTGTTAAG TTAGAGAAAGTCCTGCAGCAGGGGGAGATTGGAGATTGTGCAGAACCGTATGTAGGAATGACAGACAATGCCAAG AACAAAGACAAGCTGGAGAAGCTTCGAAACCAAGCAGAGAACTTCTGTCAGAGGTTGGGTCAGTACCGGATGCCCTTCGCCTTTGGTACGGTCAACATCATGAATGTGATCAGCACAGCCACACTGGATCGAGACACAGCCGACACAGATAGCATCAATG GCAAGAACAATATGGATAAGAAGGCCTACCTGCCCAGACGCAATTCAGAGAGGTTCACCACCCTGGAGGACCAGTCCAACCTGTCCAGCTTTAAACCCGCTGTCATAACCATTCAGACCCTGTTCAAACAG GAAGGGGAGCGTCTCAGTGATGAAGATTTATTTAAGTTTCTGGCTGATGTCAAAAGGACATCCACGCTTCAGCGACGGGTCAAGATAATACCAG GCTTTCTGAGGCTAGAGTTGACCCCAGTGCCAGATACAGTGATACCGTGTCTGTCTCCTGAGCTCATCCCCATTAAACCTGTATCCGAGAAAATCTTGCGACCTGTCAAAGAGCTGCTCGAGTTTCCGTCCAACGATGTCTACGTCCCTCACTGCATATACAG AAACCTGCTGTTTGTATATCCTCAGAGGCTCAACTTTGGCAATCGAGCGTTGGCATCTGCCAGGAACATTACCATAAAGATCCAGTTCATGCATGGAGATGATCCACTCCCT GTTATATTCGGGAAATCAAGTGGTTTAGAGTTTCTGTCTGAGATCTACACCCCAGTTACATACCATAACAA ATCTCCAGATTTTTATGAAGAAGTGAAGATCCGTCTTCCGGCTCGCCTGACTGAGAAACACCACCTGCTCTTCACCTTCTTCCACATCAGCTGCCAGCAGAAACAGAACCAGAGCGGCAGCTTGGAGAGTCTCATCGGATACTCT TGGTTACCCATGCTCAATAATGAGAGGCTGCAGATGGGAGCTTTCTGTTTGCCCATTGTTCTTGAACGTCTTCCCGTGAACTACTCTTTACACTCTCCTGAG AAATTACCAACCCAGGTTCCACCAGTCAAGTGGATTGATGGCCATAAAGGAATTTTTAGTTTGGAAATTCAAGCTGTATCTTCAGTTCATACACAG GAGAGTCACCTGGAGCGCTTCTTCACTCTGTGCCATGCTCTGGAGGGGAAGGCTACATTCCCTATCCGCGTAGGGGACGACAAAGTGCCAGAAAACAAGCTGGAGCATGAGCTAAAGCTCAGCATCATATCTCTGTCCTCTTCCAAACTGGAGCAACTTGTTCTCTTTCTCCACCTGGTCCTGGACAAGCTGTTCCGCCTCATCATGCAGCCCATGGTCATCGCTGGCCAGACCG cgaATCTGGCACAGATAGCGTTTGAATCAGTGGTGTCCGTAGTAAACAGCCTTCATAACAGCCAGGAACTGGCCAAAGACCACCAAGGCAGGAACTGTCTCCTAGCAACCTACCTTTACTATGTGTTCCGGTTGCCAGACACTCAACTGGAAGTCATTAACGCAG GTGCACTGGTACAGGAGAGCAGGTACAGCACTATGGGCCGAGCCACAGCCACAACTGTAGGCAACATGCTGCTCAGTTCTCGCATCCGCTCTAGCAGCAACCCCGACCTTTCTGCTCAACAGAGCTCAGAGGACGCTGAGGTCAAGAGCATACTGGTTGAGAAG GGTTTGAATCATCCCGGCAGCAGGATGTCCACTTTTATTGATGTCACCAATCGCTCTCAAATTACCGCCGGTAGCATGCGGCTCTCAAACAGAAAG CAATTTCATGAAGAATTGGCTCTACAAATGGTGGTGAGCACTGGCGTCTGCAGAGAGAACGTCTATAAATACGCCTGGTTCTTCTTCGAGCTGCTG GTGAAAAGCATGGCTCAGCACATCTCTCAAATGGACAAGCAGGCAGTGCCTCGCAAAAATCGTTTCTCCGACCGTTTCAAGGATGACATCACCACCATCGTCAACGTGGTGACTGCTGAAATCGGCACTATCCTGGTGAAACAGCAGAAG GAACAGGAGCAGGCTGAAAAGGTGAACATTAGTCTGGCGTTTTTCATTTATGACCTGATGTCTCTTATGGACAGAGGCTTTGTCTTTAGCCTTGTCAAGAACTACTGCAACCAG ATGTCAGCGAAGAGTGTGTCCATGTCCACTCTGATCACCCTGAGACTGGAGTTTTTGAGAGTGCTCTGCAGTCATGAGCACTACCTGAACCTGAGCCTGTACTTCAGTAGCTCTGCTTCTGCTCCCACGTCCCCTTCTCCATCGGTCACTTCGCAG ACCTCAAGTTCATGCAGTTTTCTAGACCAGAGGATTGTAGCCATGTTTGATTTGACTCAGGAGTTTAAACAGCAGCACTATTTGACTGGCCTGCTGCTGACTGAACTCAGTGCGGCTCTCGATATGGAATCAGAAGG gagtaaGGTGCAGCGCAAGGCCATAAATGCCACATACAGCCTACTGTGTGCTCATGATTTGGACCCTCGGTGCTCACGGTTAGAAGTCAGGACTAAGATTGCTGCTCTTTACCTCCCCCTGGTGGGGATCATCATCGACTCCCTCAACTACATCGACTTTACAG TTTCGGATGCACGTGGCAGCAAGACCAAGTCCAGCGGGCCAGAAGACGATTTTGATAATGTCCCTCCTATCAATCAATCTGTTGCCATGGCAATTGCAGGCAACCCGTTCAACACCTTGGCGAGAAACGCACTGGTGTCCATGGCCTCTGTG tCAGGTAGAAGCTGTAGCACTCTCTCTGCAGACACCAGCCGTAATCTGCTGGTGTGTTTCCTGTGGATCATGAAGAATTCCGACCAGAGCTTAATCCAGCGTTGGATATTAGACATATCACCCTCTCAGCTCAGTCGCCTCCTCGAGCTCCTCACCATCTGCACCTCCTGTTTTGACTACAGG GGGAAACAAAGCTCAGATAAAGTGAGTGTGCAGGCCCTACAGAAGTCTCAGCAGGCTAAAGCTCGTCTGGAAGAGGCACTAATAGGAGGCCTGGGAGCGAGAGGAGAGATGATGAAGAGGGTGGGAG CTAATGACCGGACTCTGGGCCAGAGAGAGAACCTGCGCTGGAGGAAAGACCTCACACAGTGGCGCCAGACCAACGACAGACAGGACAA ATCTAAAGCAGAATTGGACCAGGAAGCCATAATCAGTGGGAATCTGGCTACTGAGGCCAACCTTATAGTCTTGGACCTGCTGGAGATCATTGTGCAG ACTGTACCACTAGCAGACTATAAGGATAGTGCTGTTGGTGGAGTTCTGAGAGTTTTGCTGCACTCACTAACATGCAACCAGAGCACCACGTATCTCTCACACTGCTTTAGCACAATCCGAGCTCTCGTTGTGAAG tttgggGACATGTTGTTCGAGGAGGAGGCCGAGCAGTGTGCAGATCTGTGCCAGAAAGTGCTTCAGTACTGCAGCAGCTGTGTGGACAGCAACAGGAGTCAGGCTTGTGCTACACTCTACCTCATCATGAGATACAGCTTTAATTCTGCGAGC AATTTCTCTAGAGTGAAGATGCAGGTGACCATGTCGTTGGCGTCTCTAGTAGGAAAGTCCTCAGATGTGCACGAGGAGTATCTGCGCCGCTCTTTCCGCACCATTCTAGCCTACGCAGAAGAAGATACAGAGATGCAATCTACACAGCTTCCTTCGCAG GTGGATGAACTTTTGAGGAATCTTAACAGCATCCTTTCAGATACTGTCAAAATGAAGGAGTATCAAGAAGATCCTGAAATGCTAATGGACCTTATGTATAG GATCGCGAAGGGCTACCAGACGTCACCTGATCTGCGCTTGACCTGGCTCCAGAACATGGCTGAAAAGCATAATGGCAGGAAGTGCTTCACCGAGTCTGCAATGTGTCTGGTACATGCAGCTGCCCTGGTGGCTGAGTACCTCAGCATGCTGGAGGACCACAAGTACCTGCCTGTGGGCAGCGTCACTTTCCAA AACATCTCCCCTAACGTTCTAGAAGAGTCGGCAGTGTCAGATGATATCCTGtccccagatgaggatggagtGTGTTCAGGGCGGTACTTCACTGAGAACGGGCTGGTGGGGCTTCTCGAGCAGGCTGCAGAACTCTTCAGCAAT GGTGGATTATACGAGGCCGTGAATGAGGTGTATAAGATCATCATTCCAATCCTGGAGGCCCATAGAGATTTTCGCAAACTGACCACCACTCATGACAATCTAAAAAGAGCTTTTGAGAACGTCGTTCAAAAG GGCACTAAGAGGATGTTCGGGACATATTTCCGTGTGGCATTTTTTGGCTCAAAGTTTGGTGATCTTGACGAGCGAGAGTTCATATACAAAGAGCCAGCAATCACACATCTCCCTGAGATCTCCCACAGACTAGAA aatttcTACAGACAATGTTTGGGAGACGATGTTCTGGAAATGATCAAGGATTCCACACCTGTAGACCGAAACAAACTGAATCCTAACAAG gcaTATATTCAGATTACGTATGTGGAGCCGTACTTTGACGACTATGAGATGAAAGACCGCATGACCAACTTTGAAAAGAACTTCAACCTGCGCCGGTTCATGTACACCACGCCGTTCACGAAGAGCGGAAGGCCTCGAGGAGAGCTCAACGAGCAGTACAAGAGGAAAACCATCCTCACCACACAGCATGCTTTTCCTTATGTGAAGACCCGAATCAACGTCATTCAGAAGGAGGAG TTCGACCTCACTCCGATCGAGGTGGCTATCGAAGACATGCAGAACAAAACCCGCGAGCTGGCTATCGCCACGCATAAAGAGAAACCTGACCCTAAGATGCTGCAGATGGTTTTGCAGGGTTCGGTAACAGCTACAGTTAACCAG GGACCATTAGAGGTAGCCCAGGTCTTTTTGAATGAAATCCCCGCAGACCCCAAACTCTaccgtcatcacaacaaactgcgTCTGTGTTTCAAAGAGTTCATCCTACG